The nucleotide window TCGGCGATGGGCGGCGAGGGCACCCTGACCGTGCGCACCGCGCTCGAACGGGAGCAGCTGCTCGTCGAGTTCCGCGACACGGGGCCCGGCGTGCCGGAGGAGATCCGCGGCCGGATCTTCGACCCGTTCTTCACGACGAAGCCCGTGGGCGAGGGCACCGGGCTGGGCCTGGACATCTCCTGGCGCATCGTCGTGAACAAACACCACGGGCACCTGCAGGTGCACTCCGTACCCGGCGACACCCGTTTCCAGGTCTTCCTCCCGCTCACGGCGGCGGAACCCGACACCGACACCGACACCGACACCGACGACACGCAACCCGGCACCCCTCAGGAGGCGTCATGAGCACTTCGGACCTGGACGGAATCGACCCGGGCGTGCCGCCGAGCGGCACGGGGTGCGTGGAGTGCGACGCCTCGGGCGGCTGGTGGTTCCATCTGCGGCGCTGCGCCCGGTGCGGACACGTCGGCTGTTGCGACGACTCCCCCTCCCAGCACGCCACGGCCCACCACCGGAGCACGGGCCACCCCTTCATCCGCAGTTTCGAGCCGGGCGAGGCCTGGTTCTGGAACTTCGAGACGTCCGAGCTGTACGAGTCCGGCCCCGACCTCGCCCCGCCGCTGAGCCACCCGTCGGACCAGCCCGCGCCCGGACCCGCGGGACGCGTGCCGGCGAACTGGGCGCAGACACTGCGCTGACCGGGCCCGGGGGCTGTCCGTGGCGCGTGCCAGGATGGATCCGTGTCGACCACCGCTTTCACCGCGCCGTTCATCGGGCGCAGGGACGAACTCGCCCGCCTGGCCCGGGTCCTGGACCGGACCCGGGCCGGCGAGGCGCGCGCCGTGCTGGTCGCCGGGGACGCGGGGGTCGGCAAGACCCGGATGCTGGCCGAGGCCGCCGGACACGCCGCCGGGACGGGCACGACGGTCGTCACGGGGCACTGCGTGGACCTGGGTGACGTGGGTCTGCCCTACCTGCCGTTCACCGAGATCCTGGGGATGCTGGCCGCGGACGACCGGTTCGCGGGGGCGATGGCGGCACACCCCGTGGTCGACCGCCTGCTCGGTGACGGCGGCGACGGGGCGCGGGACGCGGGCGGGCGCCCCCAGCTGTTCGAGGGCATGGCCGCGCTGCTGGCCGAACTGACCGAGGTCGCGCCACTGTTGCTGGTCCTGGAGGACCTGCACTGGGCGGACCAGTCCTCCCGCGACCTGCTGCGCTTCCTGCTCAGCCGGGGCACCCTGCAGAACCCGCGGGCGCGACTGCGGACGACCGGGGCAGCATCCGGTCCGGGAGCCGTGGACGGCGCGGGAGCCACGGGCGAGGGGTCCGGTCAGCGGCTCGCCGTGTTCGCCTCGTACCGCGCCGACGACCTGCACCGCAGGCACCCGTTGCGGCCGCTGCTCGCCGAGCTGGTGCGGCTGCCCGCCGTCGAGCGGCTGGAGCTGCGGCCGATGCCCGACGGGGAGATGGCCCGGCTCGTCCGCGCCCAGCGGTCCGCGCCCGTGCCGGACGCCACGGTCCGCCGTATCGTCGAGCGCGCCGAGGGCAACGCGTTCTACGCCGAGGAGCTGCTGGCCGCCACCGCGGAGACCGTTCCCGGGTCCGGGAACGGGTCCGGATCCGGGTCCGGGTCCGCGTCAGCCGTGCCCAGCGGACTGGCCGATGTGCTGCTCATCCGTTTCGAGCAACTGCCGCCGACCGCACAGCAGGTGCTGCGCACCGCGGCGGTGGCCGGGCGCCGTGTCGAGCACGACCTGCTGCGCGACACCGTCCAGCTGCCCGAGGAGGAACTGGAGTCGGCGCTGCGCGAGGCCGTCGGACGGCAGCTCCTCGTCTCCGGCGGCGACTCCGGCGGGGACAGCACCTACTCCTTCCGGCACGCCCTGATCCGCGAGGCGGTCTACGCCGACCTGCTGCCGGGCGAACGGGTGCGGCTGCACCGGTCGTTCGCGCGGGTGCTGGCCGCACGGGGCCTGCCCGCCGAGTGCGCGGCGGAGCGCGCCCACCACTCCCGCGAGAGCCACGACCTGCCGGACGCGCTCGCGGCCTCGCTGGAGGCCGCCGACCACGCCGGGCGGGTCCGTGCCCCCGCCGAAGAACTGCACCACCTGGAGGCCGCCCTCGACCTGTGGTCCGCGGTGCCCCCCGGAGCCCGCCCGGACGGCTTCGACACGGTCACGCTGACGCTGCGCGCCTCGGCGGCCGCCGCGCACGCCGGTGAGACCCACCGGGCGGTCTCGCTCACCCGGGCCGCGCTGGCGCGCGTGGGCTCGGACGAGGACGCGGAACTCGCCGCCCGGGTCCGCTACACGCTCGCGGGCGACCTCATGCGGACCGACAACCTGGCGGCGGCGTTCACGTACAGCAGCGAGGCCCTCGCGATGATCCCCGCCGACCCTCCGTCGCGCACCTGGGTCTGGGCCGCGTCCACCCACGTCATGGCGGCACGTTACGTGGGCGACGACGAGACCGCGCACCGCGTGGCCCGCCAGGCCCTCGGCGTCGCGGAGACGCTCGGCCTGCCCGACGCCCGGGCCGACCTGCTGATCTCCCTGGTCGGCCTCGACGGCGCGGGGCGCAGCGTCCCGGAGGGGCGGGCTCGGCTGCAGGAGGCACGGGAGCTGGCCCGGGGCGCGGGGAACACCTCCATAGAGATACGCGCGCTGTTCAACCTCGCCATCGGCTCGTACGAGTCCGGCGACCTGGACGAGTGCCTGGCCTGGCTCTCGGACGGTCTGGAGCGGGCGGGCCGCGCCGGACTGCTCTCCGCGTCCTATCCGCTGGAGATGCGCTATCTGCGCCTGCTGGTGCTCTGTTCGCTGGGCCGGTGGGACGCGTGCGTGCGCGAGGCGGAGAGCGACGCCGAGGGGCTGCCCACCGCGGGCGGGTACGCGATCGCCCCGGCGCTGTCCGTGGCGCTGGCGCGCGGTGAGGAGGGGGTGGCCGAGCGGGCCCGGGCGCTCCTGGACGGACCGTTCGACTGGATGGCCACGCTCGTGGCGGGCATCCTCCTGACCGACGCGGCGGTGCTGCGCCACGATCCCGGGGCGGCCGTCGAGCAGGTCCGTACGACGCTCGCGGCCCTCGACGACGACGACGGCGCGACGCCCGACGTGGCGGTGCGGCTCGCGGCGCTCGCCCTGGCCCCCGTGGCGGACGCGGCCGTGGCCGCCCGCCGGACCGGCGACGAGGAGGGCGTACGGCACTGGACGCGGACCGCGTCGGAGCTGATCGGTCCGGCCCGGGTCACGGCGGCCGAGGGCGAGGACGGTATGCCGCAGGGGCCCGAGGGACGCGCCTGGCTGGCGCGCGCCGAGGCCGAGCATGCGCGGGCCGGCGGCGACCCGGACACGGCGGCCTGGGAGAAGGCGGTCGCGGCGTTCGGCTACGGAGACATCTACGAGCAGGCCCGCTGCCGCCTCCGGCTCGCGGAGAGCCTGGTGGCGTCGGGGCGCCGTGAGGAGGCCGCCGGGCAGGCGCACGCGGCGCACGACACGGCCGTCCGGCTGGGCGCCGTGCCGCTGCGCGAGGACGTGGAGCGGCTGGTCCGCCGGGCCCGGCTGGCGGACGCGCCCCGGGCGGCGGACGGGATCCCCGCGCTGACCTCCCGCGAGAACGACGTCCTGCTGCTCCTCGCGCGGGGCCGTACCAACCGGCAGATCGGCGAGGAGCTGTTCATCAGCGGCAAGACGGCGAGCGTGCACGTCTCCAACATCCTCGCGAAACTGGGCGCCGCGAGCCGTACGGAGGCGGTGGCGATCGCGTACCGCGAGGGGCTGGTCCGGGCGGAACCGACCGCGTCGGGGTGAAGGGCGGGCCGGGCGGGCCGCCGGGGCTGCGGGGCCGGGCCGATGGCGGTGTCATGGGAACAGGTCCACACAGGACCGAGCCGCCGTTTGTGCCGGGGGCAACCGGTTACCCGAGCGGTGGCGCGCATCCGTACAAACAAAGGTGGCTGTTCATGACGTCCGGCACGCATCTCGCTCTGACGCTCACTCTCACCGGCGGCTCGGCCGCCGACGCGCGGGCTGTCGTCCACACGCTCCAACCCGTCTTCGGCTCGCCGGACACCCTGCCCGGCGACGACGGCGCCACGGTCTACACGGTGACCTTCGACACCGACGCGCAGGGTGACGGGAACCAGGAGGCGCCCGCCGGGTCCGGGCTCAGCACGTCCGTGACCGTCACCCTGCAGGGCAGTCCCGACGCGGTGCGCCGGGCCGACGAGACGCTCTCCGCGGCCTTCAAGGTCCAGGAGGGGGGCGCGGCCTCCGGCGACCAGGAGCAGGAGCGGGAACTGCGTCTCGAGCCGTAGGCCCGCCGTGGCCGGGAGCCGCTTCGGGGCCGCCCCCGCCGGTGCGCCGGGGCGGCGGCTCACCCGTCGGGCCCAACGGCCTCATCCGCCCAGGCGCAGGGTCCGCATCTGCACGTCGAGGGGGGCGAGTCCGACATCACGGCGGCGCTCGTCGAGCGTCCCCGGCCGGCGGACCGGGTACGGGCGCATGGTCGCGGGGTCGACCCGGGTCCCGTAGAACTGCGGCTCGCCCAGCTCCACGGCGCAGTGGTCGGCGATGTACGCGTGGTGCGGCGCCGGGCAGCGGCCGTCCGCCGTGGCCTGGGCGATCAGGTCACGGCACGCGAGCTGGAAGTCGAGGTCCGGGGCGTGCAGCAGGATCATCAGGGCCGCCGTGGAGGCGGGTGCCCCGATCAGCTCCGCGGTCGGCCAGGCGTGGCGCCGCACGATCGTCCTGAGCGCCTCCGCGTTGTCCTCGCGGCACCGGTCGACGCGGCGCCGGGCGGCCGGCGTGGGGGTGCGGTGCGCCTGCGTCATCGCCCGGTGCTCCTCCTCCACCCGGCGGACCAGCTCACGGGCGAGGGCGGACGCGAGTGCCGGAGCCACGGTCGGACGGCCGTCCCGGTCCCGCCGCCCGTCGTGGACGCCGCCGTCGCACGCGCTGTCGTGCGCGAGCCCCGTGCTGTCCCGCCCCGCCCGGGTCTCGTCGCTCACGTCGGTCACGGTGGCCATCCAGGTCTCGCATCGGGGTGCCGCGGAGGCGACCGTCCTGCGGGGGCGTCACATGCGCCGGGATCGGGCGCCGTCGTGCGCCGTGGCCGCCGGACCGTGCGGCAGGTCACTCGCTCCCTATGATTGCGTACACGCGCGAGCCGAAACAAGCGTTCTGATAATTTCGGAACGATCCGCGCACCCCTGTCTGTGTCCGTCACGGCGTGGCACACTGCTGGCTGTGACGGCCGTTCCGGGAGACAGGACGTGAGCGACAACCGCTCCGGCGGCAGCGCGCCGACCGTCCTGCGGATGGTCCTCGGGAAGCGGCTGCGGCACCTGCGGGAGCGGGCCGGAGTCTCGTTCGAGGACGCCGCGCGCGCCATAGAGGTCACGTCCTTGACGGTCCGTCGCATCGAGAAGGCCGAGGTCGGTCTCCGCATCCCCTACGTGAAGGAACTGCTGCGCACCTACGGGGTGCCCGCGCCGGAGGTGGACGACTTCCTGTCGATGGCGCGGGAGGCCAACCGGCCCGGCTGGTGGTACTCGTACCGCGATGTGCTGCCGGAGTGGTTCAGCGCGTACGTGAGCCTGGAGAGCGAGGCCGATGTCATCCGTCTCTACGAACCCCACTACGTTCCGGGCCTGTTGCAGACATACGACTACGCGGCCGCGCTGATGCGCACCGGCTTCCCCAACGAGACGCAAGAGGAGGTCGACCGCCGTGTCGCCCTGCGGCTGAAGCGCCAGGACCTGCTCGCCAAGTCCGACGCCCCGGCGGTCTGGGCGGTTCTGGACGAGACGGTGCTGCGCCGCCCGGTGGGCGGGGCCGAGGTGATGCGGGCCCAGCTGGACCGGCTGGCCGAGTGCCTGGACATGCCGAAGGTCCGCATCCAGGTCCTCCGCTTCTCGGCGGGCGCGCACCCCGGCGCGTTCGGCCCGTTCCACTACTTCCGCTTCGGTTTCTCCGAACTCCCCGATGTCGTCTACACCGAGAGCCTCGTCGGCTCGGTCTACGTCGACCAGCCCGCCGACGTCGTGACGTACCTCGAAGTGCTGGACCGGATGTCCGTGCAGGCGGAGCCGGTCTCTCGGACCAGGGCCATCCTGGGTGAACTGCGTAAGGAGTTGTGAGCCATGAGTTCCACGGATCCCGTGCACAGCGGCGTGCCGGCCACCGACCTGGGCGCCGAGGGGTGGCACAAGCCCTGGAGCGGCACCAACGGCGGCAGTTGCGTCGAGGCCAAGCGGCTGCCCGACGGGAGCGTGGCCTTCCGCCAGTCCAGGGACCCGGACGGGCCCGCCCTCGTCTACACCCGGGACGAGATGATCGCGTTCCTGCGGGGTGCGAAATCCGGTCAGGCCGACTTCCTCGTCGCCTGACCCGCCGGACACGGCCGGCCCGCCCCTCGTGCCGTCCGGGGCGTCCGGCCGCGCCGTGGGGGTCGGCCGTCCCGGAGGGAGTGCCGTGCGCACGCTCCACGAGGCCGTCGCGCCGTACGGGACCCTGGTCGCCGACAGCGGCTTCCTCCCCGAACCCGTCCACGGGCCGCTGCGTCGCGGGCACTCCCGGGTGACCTGGATCGAGGCGCTCGACTTCGCCGGGAGCGCGGCGGCGGCCACGGCCCACGACCGCGCGCCCCGCACTCCCGCCCGGCATGTCCCCGTCGTCACGGCCGGCACCGTGACATCCGCTCACCCCATTCGCGCGCACGACGCCCCGGCTTCCCAACGTCCGTACCGTGCAAGCAGGTTGACGGTACGTTGGGGAAGGACCGCTGGACGCACAGCAGGAGACCCCCATGACAGACGGCCGGCCCCTCCCCGACCAGGACGCCCTGTCCAGGATCGACACCACGGTGCCGCATTCGGCCCGCATCTGGAACTACTGGATGGGCGGCAAGGACAACTACGAGGTCGACCGGGAGGCGGGCGACGCCTACCGCCGGATCGCGCCGAACATCGAGACGATGGCCCGCGCCTCCCGCGGCTACCTGATCCGTACCGTGACGTTCGTCGCCGGTGAGCTGGGCATCCGCCAGTTCCTGGACATCGGCACCGGCCTTCCCACCTACGACAACACCCATCAGGTCGCCCAGCGCGTGGCGCCGGAGTCCCGGATCGTCTACGTGGACAACGACCCGCTGGTGCTGCGGCACGCCCAGGCGCTGCTCACCAGCACGCCCGAGGGGGTCACCGACTACATCGACGCCGACCTGCGCGAGCCGGAGCAGATCATCGCCGCGGCGAGCGGGATCCTCGACCTCGGCCGGCCCGTCGCACTGATGCTGATGGGCATCCTGGGCCACATCCAGGACTACGACGAGGCCAGGTCGATCGTGCGCCGCCTGCAGGCCGCCCTGCCGCCGGGCAGCTACTTCGTGCACTACGACAGCACCGACACCGACGCCGAGCTGAAGCGGGCGCAGGAGGGTTACGACGACACCGGCGCCGTGCCGTACGTGCTGCGCAGCCCGCGGCAGGTCGCCGCGTACTACGAGGGCCTGGAGCTGCTGGAGCCCGGCATCGTGTCCTGCCCGCTGTGGCGCCCCGAGCCGGGCACCGACCCGCGGCCGACGGACGTGTACGGCGGGGTGGCCCGCAGGCCCTGACACCCCGTCGGCGTCAGGACCCGGAGCCGGGACCGGCCGGGCCGGTCAGGTCCGCGCGGCCGGCCGGATGTTCCGGTCGAGCCGGAACAGGTTGTCCGGGAGGCGGCTCACCGCGCCGAGTCTGCGCACGGCGTCCGGGGAGAGCCGGGACAGCGGCAGGCGGTGGACGCGTTCGGCCCGGGACACCTGGCCGAGGAGGTGGTGCAGGGGTGGCGGCGGTCGAATGCGTCGTCCCGGTAGGTCAGGACCAGCACGGCCGGCAGGCGTTCCACCCGGTGCACCAGGAACCGCAGCGCGTCGAGCGAGGCCACGTCGGCCCCGTGCACGTCCTCGACGACGAGGACGGCGGGGTGCGGGGCCGCGACGAGTTCCGCCCGCAGCGCGTCGTAGACCCGGGGCCGGTCGCCGCCCGGCATGGCCTTCACCGGACTCGACCTGCCGATGCCCGCCTCACCGTGGACGAGCACGACGGAACCGGCTCCGTCGGCCGCGTCCCTGGCGGCGGCGGCCAGCCGGTCCAGCTCGCGTTCGCGTTCGCGGATCCCCCGTCCACCGCGCCATGCCGGCACATGCACGCCTCTTGAAGCCCCACAGCGGCACCCATAGGATCGTTGAACAACGCGTGAAACGTTTCAACCCGCTGCACGTGTCCCACGCGCCCCACCCCTTCCGATGCCGCACTTCTCGACGCCCCCCGATGCCACCCCCTCCCGACGCCGCGCCTCCCGACACCCCGCCTCCCGGCCGCTCGCTCCGTCACCCGCATCCGCGCACGTACACACGCACCCAAGGGACCCCACATGACCAATGGCTGGAACCGCCGCGCCTTCCTCCGGAGCTCGGTGGCCGGAGCGGGCGCCTCCGCCGCCCTCGCCACCGGCACCGCCGCCGCCTCCGCCTCGGCGCCCGTGACGGACGGCGTGGCGCTGCCGGGCAGGCTGCGCGTCGAGCGCACGACCGTCGAGTACGCCGAGACCCTGCTCGGCACCGAGGTGGAACACCCCCGGCTGACATGGGAGTTGGCCGCCGACGGGCGCGGAGCCCGGCAGAGCGCCTACCGCGTGCGGGTCGCATTGAGCGAACAGGGGCTGCGCGAGGGGCGGCGCGCCGTCTGGGATTCCGGCCGGGTCGCGTCGGACCGCAGCGTCGGGGTCGCGTACGCGGGTCCCGCCCTGAAGCCGCGCACCCGCTACCACTGGCAGGTCAGGGTGTGGGACGCCGAGGGCCGGCCCTCGGCGTGGAGCGCGCCGCGCTGGTGGGAGACAACGTTGTCCAAGGATGCCTGGCAGGGCTTCTGGATCGGTGCGGCGGCCGCTCCGGAACCGCCGGTGTTCGAGGGGGCGTCCTGGATCTGGTCGCCCGGTTCGACCGCGAACGACGCACCCAACGGGCCCCGTTGGTTCCGCGGTGCGCTGACGCCGCCGGCGGGCGCGGAGATCCGCAGAGCCACGCTGCTGGCGACGGCCGACGACGACTTCACCCTGTACCTCGACGGCCGGCAGGTGGCGCACCAGGCCGAACAGGTCGACGCGTGGCGCCAGGGCCACCTCGTCGATGTCACGGAGCAGGTGAGGTCGGCGGCTTCCGCGGACCCCGGGGGCGCGGGTCCGGGGCGCCTCGTGGTGGCCGCCCTCGCGACGAACCGCGGCAACGCGTCGGTCAACCCCGGCGGTCTGCTCGTACGGCTCCTCCTGGAGCACGGGACCGGGACCACGACCACGGAACTGGTCACGGGAGACGGCTGGCGGTGCGCCGAGGAGGAGCAACCGGGCTGGCAGCAGCCGGACTTCGACGACTCCTCGTGGTCGGCCGCCGCCGTGCTCGCCCCCTACGGACAGGGCCCCTGGGGGGACGGGGTCTCCCTCACGGCGCCCGAGCAGCCGGCGCCGCTGCTGCGCCGCGAGTTCACGGTTCCCAAGCCCGTCGCCCGGGCCCGCCTGTACATCAGCGGGCTCGCCTACTACGACGCGGAGATCAACGGCGAACGCGTCGGCCGCCAGGTCCTCGACCCCGGGTTCACCGACTACGACGAGACCGTCCTGTACGCGGTCCACGACGTGACGGACCACCTGCGCCGGGGCGCCAACGCGATCGGCGTGACCCTCGGCCGCGGCTTCTTCGGCATGATGACACCGAACGTCTGGAACTGGCACCGCCCCCCGTGGCACGGCGAACCGCGGCTCCTGGGCCAGCTGGAGATCGACCACCCCGACGGCTCACGCACCACGATCGCGACGGACGACCGGTGGCGCATCACCGAGGGCCCGACCCGCTCCAACTCCCTTTACGCGGGTGAGAGTTACGACGCGCGCAAGGCACCCCGCGCATGGACGCGCCCCGGCTTCGACGACAGCGGCTGGCAGGCCACGGAGCGCCGGGCCGCCCCGAAGGGCACGCTGCGCGCCCAGCCGCACGACGCGATCGAGATCGTGGAGACCGTACGCCCGGTCGCCGTCGAGGAGTTGCGCGAAGGGGTGTACGTCGTCGACATGGGCCGCACGACGGCCGGCTGGACACGGCTGACCGTGCGCGCTCCGGCGGGGACGACCGTGCGCCTGGTCCACGGCGAGAAGCTGAACTCCGACGGGAGCGTGCACGCCGAGACCGGCCACGTGCCCGGCCGGTTCCAGACCGACGAGTACGTGTGCGCGGGCGGCGGCGCCGACGAGGTGTGGGAGCCGAAGTTCTCGTACAAGGGATTCCGGTACGTGCAGGTCAGCGGGCTGCCCTCGAAGCCGGAACCGTCACAGGTGCTGGGCCGCGTCGTGCACACGCCGGTGGAGGCGACGGGGTCCTTCGCCTGCTCCGAGCCGTTCTACGAGAAGCTGGAGCGGGCGATGCGGCGCACGCTCCTGAACAACCTGCACGGCATCCCGACGGACACACCGATGTACGAGAAGAACGGCTGGACCGGCGACGCCCAGCTGGGCGCGCCCGTCATGGCGTACGCGCTCGGTGTGCACCGCTTCCTGTCCAAGTGGCTCGGCGACCTGAACGACAGCCAGAACGGCGACGGGCAGCTGCCGGTGATCGTGCCGAGCGGCGGCTGGGGGTACGGCGACCTCGGTCCGTCCCCCGAGTGGACGACGGTGTACCCCTTCCTGCTGCGGGAGATGTACCGCGTGTACGGGGACGAGCGGCTGGCCCGCGACCACTGGGAGCCGCTCACCCGCTACCTGGACTGGGAGATCTCCCGCCTGAAGGACGGCCTGGCCGTGACGGCGCTCGGCGACTACCTGCCGCCGGGGTACGGCGGCAACCCGCCCGAGGACACCCGGCTGACCGCGACGGCCTACCTGCACCGGGCGCTCGTCGGCACGGCGGAGCTGGCGGACCTGCTCGACGACACGGCGGTCGCGGACCGCTACCGGACGACCGCGAACGGACTCAAGGAAGCGTTCAACGCGGCGTTCCTGGGGCCGGACGGCCACTACCGCACGGCGAAGGACCCCGACTACCGCCAGACGAACAACTGCGTTCCGCTCGCCTTCGGCCTGGTCCCGGCGGGCGCGCGGGCCAGTGTCGTCGACTCGCTGCTGGCCGACATCGCACGCCGCGGCAACCACCTGAACACCGGCGCGCTGGGCACCAGCGTCCTGCTGCGGCAGCTGTCCGCGCAGGGGCATCCCGAGGTGGCCCACGCCATCGCCACCCAGCGCACGTACCCGGGCTGGGGCCACTGGTTCGAGAACGGCGCCGACACCATGTGGGAGATGTGGCCGCTCGACTCGCGCTCCCGGGACCACTATTTCCAGGGCACGGTCGTGCAGTGGCTGTACGAGAACGTGGCGGGCCTGCGCCCCGGCGACGCGGGGTACCGCACCTTCACGGTGCGCCCCGACGGCCGTACGGGCGTCGACTGGGCCCACACGTCCCTGCGTACGGTCCGCGGCAAGGCCTCGGCCGCCTGGTCGACCGTGGACGGCTCGGTCCGGCTCTCGGTACGGGTG belongs to Streptomyces sp. V3I8 and includes:
- a CDS encoding UBP-type zinc finger domain-containing protein, whose protein sequence is MSTSDLDGIDPGVPPSGTGCVECDASGGWWFHLRRCARCGHVGCCDDSPSQHATAHHRSTGHPFIRSFEPGEAWFWNFETSELYESGPDLAPPLSHPSDQPAPGPAGRVPANWAQTLR
- a CDS encoding helix-turn-helix transcriptional regulator, coding for MSTTAFTAPFIGRRDELARLARVLDRTRAGEARAVLVAGDAGVGKTRMLAEAAGHAAGTGTTVVTGHCVDLGDVGLPYLPFTEILGMLAADDRFAGAMAAHPVVDRLLGDGGDGARDAGGRPQLFEGMAALLAELTEVAPLLLVLEDLHWADQSSRDLLRFLLSRGTLQNPRARLRTTGAASGPGAVDGAGATGEGSGQRLAVFASYRADDLHRRHPLRPLLAELVRLPAVERLELRPMPDGEMARLVRAQRSAPVPDATVRRIVERAEGNAFYAEELLAATAETVPGSGNGSGSGSGSASAVPSGLADVLLIRFEQLPPTAQQVLRTAAVAGRRVEHDLLRDTVQLPEEELESALREAVGRQLLVSGGDSGGDSTYSFRHALIREAVYADLLPGERVRLHRSFARVLAARGLPAECAAERAHHSRESHDLPDALAASLEAADHAGRVRAPAEELHHLEAALDLWSAVPPGARPDGFDTVTLTLRASAAAAHAGETHRAVSLTRAALARVGSDEDAELAARVRYTLAGDLMRTDNLAAAFTYSSEALAMIPADPPSRTWVWAASTHVMAARYVGDDETAHRVARQALGVAETLGLPDARADLLISLVGLDGAGRSVPEGRARLQEARELARGAGNTSIEIRALFNLAIGSYESGDLDECLAWLSDGLERAGRAGLLSASYPLEMRYLRLLVLCSLGRWDACVREAESDAEGLPTAGGYAIAPALSVALARGEEGVAERARALLDGPFDWMATLVAGILLTDAAVLRHDPGAAVEQVRTTLAALDDDDGATPDVAVRLAALALAPVADAAVAARRTGDEEGVRHWTRTASELIGPARVTAAEGEDGMPQGPEGRAWLARAEAEHARAGGDPDTAAWEKAVAAFGYGDIYEQARCRLRLAESLVASGRREEAAGQAHAAHDTAVRLGAVPLREDVERLVRRARLADAPRAADGIPALTSRENDVLLLLARGRTNRQIGEELFISGKTASVHVSNILAKLGAASRTEAVAIAYREGLVRAEPTASG
- a CDS encoding DUF6624 domain-containing protein, which gives rise to MSDETRAGRDSTGLAHDSACDGGVHDGRRDRDGRPTVAPALASALARELVRRVEEEHRAMTQAHRTPTPAARRRVDRCREDNAEALRTIVRRHAWPTAELIGAPASTAALMILLHAPDLDFQLACRDLIAQATADGRCPAPHHAYIADHCAVELGEPQFYGTRVDPATMRPYPVRRPGTLDERRRDVGLAPLDVQMRTLRLGG
- a CDS encoding helix-turn-helix domain-containing protein, with the protein product MVLGKRLRHLRERAGVSFEDAARAIEVTSLTVRRIEKAEVGLRIPYVKELLRTYGVPAPEVDDFLSMAREANRPGWWYSYRDVLPEWFSAYVSLESEADVIRLYEPHYVPGLLQTYDYAAALMRTGFPNETQEEVDRRVALRLKRQDLLAKSDAPAVWAVLDETVLRRPVGGAEVMRAQLDRLAECLDMPKVRIQVLRFSAGAHPGAFGPFHYFRFGFSELPDVVYTESLVGSVYVDQPADVVTYLEVLDRMSVQAEPVSRTRAILGELRKEL
- a CDS encoding DUF397 domain-containing protein, which encodes MSSTDPVHSGVPATDLGAEGWHKPWSGTNGGSCVEAKRLPDGSVAFRQSRDPDGPALVYTRDEMIAFLRGAKSGQADFLVA
- a CDS encoding SAM-dependent methyltransferase: MTDGRPLPDQDALSRIDTTVPHSARIWNYWMGGKDNYEVDREAGDAYRRIAPNIETMARASRGYLIRTVTFVAGELGIRQFLDIGTGLPTYDNTHQVAQRVAPESRIVYVDNDPLVLRHAQALLTSTPEGVTDYIDADLREPEQIIAAASGILDLGRPVALMLMGILGHIQDYDEARSIVRRLQAALPPGSYFVHYDSTDTDAELKRAQEGYDDTGAVPYVLRSPRQVAAYYEGLELLEPGIVSCPLWRPEPGTDPRPTDVYGGVARRP
- a CDS encoding AAA family ATPase, with the translated sequence MPAWRGGRGIRERERELDRLAAAARDAADGAGSVVLVHGEAGIGRSSPVKAMPGGDRPRVYDALRAELVAAPHPAVLVVEDVHGADVASLDALRFLVHRVERLPAVLVLTYRDDAFDRRHPCTTSSARCPGPNASTACRCPGSPRTPCADSAR
- a CDS encoding family 78 glycoside hydrolase catalytic domain; its protein translation is MTNGWNRRAFLRSSVAGAGASAALATGTAAASASAPVTDGVALPGRLRVERTTVEYAETLLGTEVEHPRLTWELAADGRGARQSAYRVRVALSEQGLREGRRAVWDSGRVASDRSVGVAYAGPALKPRTRYHWQVRVWDAEGRPSAWSAPRWWETTLSKDAWQGFWIGAAAAPEPPVFEGASWIWSPGSTANDAPNGPRWFRGALTPPAGAEIRRATLLATADDDFTLYLDGRQVAHQAEQVDAWRQGHLVDVTEQVRSAASADPGGAGPGRLVVAALATNRGNASVNPGGLLVRLLLEHGTGTTTTELVTGDGWRCAEEEQPGWQQPDFDDSSWSAAAVLAPYGQGPWGDGVSLTAPEQPAPLLRREFTVPKPVARARLYISGLAYYDAEINGERVGRQVLDPGFTDYDETVLYAVHDVTDHLRRGANAIGVTLGRGFFGMMTPNVWNWHRPPWHGEPRLLGQLEIDHPDGSRTTIATDDRWRITEGPTRSNSLYAGESYDARKAPRAWTRPGFDDSGWQATERRAAPKGTLRAQPHDAIEIVETVRPVAVEELREGVYVVDMGRTTAGWTRLTVRAPAGTTVRLVHGEKLNSDGSVHAETGHVPGRFQTDEYVCAGGGADEVWEPKFSYKGFRYVQVSGLPSKPEPSQVLGRVVHTPVEATGSFACSEPFYEKLERAMRRTLLNNLHGIPTDTPMYEKNGWTGDAQLGAPVMAYALGVHRFLSKWLGDLNDSQNGDGQLPVIVPSGGWGYGDLGPSPEWTTVYPFLLREMYRVYGDERLARDHWEPLTRYLDWEISRLKDGLAVTALGDYLPPGYGGNPPEDTRLTATAYLHRALVGTAELADLLDDTAVADRYRTTANGLKEAFNAAFLGPDGHYRTAKDPDYRQTNNCVPLAFGLVPAGARASVVDSLLADIARRGNHLNTGALGTSVLLRQLSAQGHPEVAHAIATQRTYPGWGHWFENGADTMWEMWPLDSRSRDHYFQGTVVQWLYENVAGLRPGDAGYRTFTVRPDGRTGVDWAHTSLRTVRGKASAAWSTVDGSVRLSVRVPVGSTAEVHVPAPARSAVRAPGGAEFVRVEPGFVVYEVGHGGWEFVGRAAG